A DNA window from candidate division KSB1 bacterium contains the following coding sequences:
- a CDS encoding SAM-dependent methyltransferase has protein sequence MRPEPVTLDELSAHFAEALKLVSAVTDPLPLRNHLLAVILLKRLHDQFQDRYDSLIARERSQGSSEAEAVAVAEDPDEHPIFVPREARWPVLLGTPGHSLAALARACAALAARNPGALAGVLDRLSFETLDTGLGAAAADELWHRLLHHLSKISLADQNLLTDEVFAGAIDRLLEDFIQKAGRKAGDFASPHSVMQLLAELLQPADGMRLCDPVCGAARGLLACRAYVARAGGQLQNLSLHGEELDPETWVLGRLNLLLHGVTDFQLELGDTLSRPLLAADGSLLTCDRLIAHPPFSIANWPRHIASNDPWQRFQAGVPPEKRGDLAFAQHALAALTPTGRAALIMPHGVLFRAGLEQNIRRGWLQPDCDVIEAVIGLPSGLGYGASLAFAILLLRPNKPQARRGRVLFIDATAHLEPESPEQGLQDTDILKIVATYRTFGEAAQMPAALEEIIAEWLRHCDTAHHAARNRWPEGSRAREKIDAQFHLRRQALQQAAERARLWLAHNPALAGFAATATLADIETAHHCNLNFTRYVSGRRYQPAFDFTTEWQALRELEAQRNQAEGDMDRLLAEWGSDRA, from the coding sequence ATGAGGCCGGAGCCTGTGACCCTGGACGAGTTGAGTGCCCATTTTGCCGAAGCCCTCAAGCTGGTGAGTGCCGTCACCGACCCGCTGCCGTTGCGCAATCATCTTCTGGCAGTCATTCTGTTGAAGCGTCTTCACGATCAGTTCCAGGACCGCTATGATTCGCTCATCGCACGCGAGCGCAGCCAGGGCAGCTCGGAAGCCGAGGCGGTTGCGGTTGCGGAGGATCCCGATGAGCATCCCATCTTTGTGCCGCGCGAAGCGCGCTGGCCGGTCTTGCTCGGCACCCCGGGGCACAGTCTGGCGGCTCTGGCGCGTGCCTGCGCCGCGCTGGCGGCCCGCAATCCCGGCGCCCTGGCCGGCGTGCTCGACCGTCTCTCATTCGAGACGCTCGACACCGGGCTAGGGGCGGCGGCTGCCGATGAGCTGTGGCACCGGCTGTTGCATCATCTCAGCAAAATTTCGCTTGCCGATCAAAATCTTTTGACCGATGAAGTCTTTGCCGGGGCTATCGACCGTCTGCTGGAAGACTTCATCCAGAAGGCCGGCCGCAAAGCCGGCGATTTTGCCAGTCCGCACAGCGTGATGCAGCTCCTGGCAGAATTACTGCAGCCGGCAGACGGCATGCGCCTGTGCGATCCGGTGTGCGGCGCGGCGCGCGGCCTGCTGGCCTGTCGCGCGTATGTAGCGCGCGCCGGCGGCCAGCTCCAAAACCTCTCACTGCATGGCGAAGAACTCGATCCGGAAACGTGGGTGCTTGGCCGCTTGAATCTGCTGCTGCATGGGGTCACCGATTTTCAACTCGAGCTGGGCGACACCCTCAGCCGTCCGCTGCTTGCTGCCGACGGCAGTCTGCTAACCTGCGACCGTCTCATCGCTCACCCGCCGTTTTCCATTGCCAACTGGCCGCGTCACATCGCGAGCAATGATCCCTGGCAGCGCTTTCAGGCCGGCGTGCCACCGGAAAAACGCGGTGACCTCGCTTTCGCGCAACATGCGCTTGCGGCGCTCACGCCCACCGGCCGCGCGGCCCTCATCATGCCGCACGGCGTGCTCTTTCGCGCCGGCCTCGAACAGAACATCCGCCGGGGGTGGTTGCAACCGGACTGCGATGTGATCGAAGCGGTCATCGGCCTGCCCAGTGGCCTGGGTTATGGTGCCAGCCTGGCCTTTGCCATCCTCCTGCTGCGGCCCAACAAACCCCAAGCCCGCCGCGGCCGGGTATTGTTCATCGACGCAACCGCACACCTCGAACCGGAGAGCCCGGAGCAGGGCTTGCAGGATACCGACATTTTGAAAATCGTGGCCACATACCGCACCTTTGGCGAGGCGGCCCAAATGCCGGCGGCGCTCGAGGAAATCATTGCCGAGTGGCTGCGGCATTGTGATACGGCACACCACGCGGCCCGCAACCGCTGGCCGGAAGGGAGCCGCGCCCGGGAGAAGATCGATGCCCAATTTCATCTGCGCCGCCAGGCCCTGCAACAGGCCGCCGAACGCGCCCGCCTCTGGCTGGCCCACAACCCCGCCCTCGCCGGTTTCGCGGCCACCGCCACGCTGGCGGACATCGAGACTGCTCATCATTGCAATCTCAATTTCACCCGCTACGTCAGTGGCCGGCGTTATCAACCAGCCTTTGATTTCACAACCGAGTGGCAGGCTTTGCGTGAGCTGGAGGCACAACGCAATCAGGCGGAGGGCGATATGGATCGTCTGCTGGCGGAGTGGGGATCGGACAGGGCGTGA
- a CDS encoding PspA/IM30 family protein, which produces MPSIFQRVFKIAQSEAHAAIDKLEDPIKLTEQGIRDLKNDLQAAMVSLAQVKALAIRMKKDAEEQQRLAADYERKAMLLLQRGQSGELEAAQADKLATEALTRKEEAAQRANSLLTDYQAQEKMAGQLQVKVDKLKQTITRYENELATLKARARTASSMRKINQQLANVDSSSTLHMLERMKNKVSEEEALAEAYGEVVTGGTSLDEQIDQALATPAAAKAADSLAELKKKMGLTAG; this is translated from the coding sequence ATGCCAAGCATTTTCCAACGTGTTTTCAAGATCGCCCAATCGGAAGCCCACGCCGCGATTGACAAGCTCGAAGATCCGATCAAACTGACGGAGCAGGGCATTCGGGATTTGAAAAACGATTTGCAGGCCGCGATGGTCAGCCTGGCGCAGGTGAAGGCGCTGGCCATCCGCATGAAAAAGGACGCCGAAGAGCAACAACGCCTGGCAGCCGACTATGAACGCAAGGCCATGCTGCTGCTGCAACGCGGCCAGAGCGGGGAGTTGGAGGCCGCGCAGGCCGACAAGCTCGCCACCGAGGCCCTCACCAGGAAGGAAGAGGCCGCACAACGCGCCAACTCGCTGCTGACAGACTATCAGGCCCAGGAAAAAATGGCCGGGCAACTGCAGGTGAAGGTCGACAAACTCAAACAAACGATCACGCGCTATGAAAACGAGCTGGCCACCCTCAAGGCGCGCGCCCGCACGGCCTCCTCGATGCGCAAAATCAACCAGCAACTCGCCAATGTCGATTCCTCCAGCACCCTGCACATGCTGGAGCGCATGAAGAACAAAGTCTCCGAAGAGGAAGCTCTGGCCGAAGCCTATGGCGAGGTGGTGACGGGCGGCACCAGCCTGGATGAACAAATCGACCAGGCACTGGCCACGCCGGCTGCGGCGAAAGCCGCCGACTCACTGGCCGAGCTGAAAAAGAAGATGGGCCTCACCGCCGGCTGA
- a CDS encoding DnaJ domain-containing protein, protein MTNALDLSVFDYYRQGHSNIYCNRFAMHLLIRIARLVRAHWNRHLESPAAPQAQWHDEAGNDRTAGPASWRSGQDPELARYYANLEVPYGADLATVRQAWKKLLRKYHPDLHARDPEKRRLATELTKGLNHAYAELEKRLSR, encoded by the coding sequence GTGACAAACGCGCTTGACTTGTCGGTTTTTGATTATTATCGTCAGGGGCATTCGAATATTTATTGCAACCGGTTTGCCATGCACCTGCTCATCCGAATTGCGCGCCTGGTACGCGCTCATTGGAACCGCCACTTGGAAAGCCCTGCCGCGCCGCAAGCGCAATGGCACGATGAAGCCGGCAACGACCGGACGGCGGGGCCGGCCTCCTGGCGCAGCGGGCAGGATCCCGAGCTGGCGCGTTACTATGCCAATTTGGAGGTTCCCTATGGCGCCGACCTGGCCACCGTGCGACAGGCATGGAAAAAACTGTTGCGCAAATATCATCCGGATTTGCATGCGCGCGATCCCGAAAAGCGGCGGCTTGCCACCGAGCTGACCAAGGGCTTGAATCACGCTTATGCCGAGCTTGAAAAACGACTGTCAAGATAA
- a CDS encoding YbjN domain-containing protein: MSSHLDRIKGYLLDLDLKIVREDREQELVVVEDEAEGIKNLVIDCEPPLVILEQLIMPVPEQPGDLFKRLLQMNHTLVHGAFALDQEGRHVFFRDTLELENLDRNELEASIRALSLAMAEHATELLQLAKK; this comes from the coding sequence ATGTCATCACATTTGGATCGCATCAAAGGCTATTTGCTGGATCTCGATTTGAAAATCGTCAGGGAGGATCGCGAGCAAGAGCTGGTGGTGGTGGAAGACGAGGCGGAAGGCATCAAAAACCTGGTGATCGATTGCGAGCCGCCGCTGGTGATTCTGGAGCAATTGATCATGCCGGTGCCCGAACAACCGGGCGATCTCTTCAAACGGCTGCTGCAGATGAACCATACCCTGGTGCATGGCGCCTTTGCGCTGGATCAGGAAGGCCGGCACGTCTTCTTTCGGGACACGCTGGAATTGGAAAACCTCGACCGCAACGAGCTGGAAGCCTCGATCCGTGCGCTCTCGCTGGCGATGGCCGAGCATGCCACGGAACTGCTGCAGCTCGCGAAAAAGTAA